A single genomic interval of Cucumis sativus cultivar 9930 chromosome 5, Cucumber_9930_V3, whole genome shotgun sequence harbors:
- the LOC116404025 gene encoding uncharacterized protein LOC116404025: MASKKAASKSSAASDTYTGPITRSRSKGIIQGQDQGSAIAQSILKQLMESPKAGIVIKENPLYNDYDSASSRSLKEAHPDVMSVMMADVAVETAMAEMERKINLLMKVVDERDHEIAALKEQMQTRETAESSQTPVVKVDDKGKNVVQENQPQQQSTSVASLSVQQLQDMITSSIRAQYGGPSQTSFMYSKPYTKRIDNLRMPLGYQPPKFQQFDGKGNPKQHVAHFVETCENAGSRGDQLVRQFVRSLKGNAFEWYTDLEPESIESWEQLEKEFLNRFYSTRRTVSMMELTNTKQRKGEPVIDYINRWRALSLDCKDRLTELSAVEMCTQGMHWGLLYILQGIKPRTFEELATRAHDMELSIASRGTKDFLVPEVKKDKKEMKGAEKIVKSTLKESMVVNTTPLKFSKGKEARVEKKDDGSERRRLTLKERQEKVYPFPDSDIADMLEQLLEKQLIQLPECKRPEQAGKVDDPNYCKYHRVISHPVEKCFVLKELILRLAREKRIELDLEEVAQTNHAEVTIMSEASSSRLIFEQRKSLVQFGTFEPIVVQFFQEISYEDPQGEKRPIEEDDEGWIVVTHRKKRQSIPTQRESRSYQNYRRGNKTQKNKKKKKTHKLKLVHNEDMNFSRPQRLVTLADFLPKSFLCDHQDEDPEVVACHAINTTEEEIIPPRSLEGEGVSKDLSRFNVEDLLSLPQETKTILIDALLNSRASSSSTPTMTYESGSYCMSIDFSDEDLLLGSKLHNRPLYVSGYVREQRVDRILIDNGSAVNIMPKSTMWQLGILMDELSNSKLVIQGFNQGSQRAIGMIRLELIIGDLKASALFHVIDSRTTYKLLLGRPWIHGNGVVTSTLHQCFKFYQDGVKKVEADSNPFSEAESHFADAKFYSKNNNILEVLPAETPLTKGEDNSQLKSLATTEPHESARTFNSGKGEAYTSNTKGMILKDENAANTPVLRYVPLSRRKKGESPFMESPKGLKVGDIEIIKESFTTPLTKIAKQEVKVDLVEANLPQRRTKDGFDPKAYKLMAKAGYDFTAHTEFKSLEIHDRPELSSTQKKLLREGHSIPVSRKGLGYKSPEPIRITKKGKEKVVDINHITIEEDDNTDVKEGDNQRISVFDRIRPSVARPVVFERLSMTEAERERLQSVPNLERHSVFRRLTTTPIKEESTCHALTTTRPSAFERLGVSKKKNVQAPRAPIFNHLGDKGSHDNIDSNIDTKKKEPMSRVKVWRRIKHTDVDNYRSKKFPCETKENGEIHSNVPSRMKRKTFVTLNTSQGSLKVKRHDVILTNPEKEGSEQGECETSCHHITIIEESETGTHEEDAENAPQSLEDGGQSTVDELKEVNLGTIEEPRPTFISASLSNEEVDKYMSLLTEYRDIFAWSYKEMPGLDPKVAVHHLAIKPGYRPIKQAQRRFRPELIPQIEVEVNKLIEAGFIREVKYPTWIANIVPVRKKNGQLRVCVDFRDLNNACPKDDFPLPITEIMVDATTGHEALSFMDGSSGYNQIRMALSDEEMTAFRTPKGIYCYKVMPFGLKNAGATYQRAMQKVFDDMLHRYVECYVDDLVVKTKRRQDHLKDLKVVFDRLRKYQLRMNPLKCAFGVTSGKFLGFIVRHRGIEIDQSKIDAIQKMSRPKSLHDLRSLQGRLAYIRRFISNLAGRCQPFQKLMRKGENFVWDEACQNAFDSIKKYLLTPPVLGAPVPDKPLILYIAAQERSLGALLAQEEVKGKERSLYYLSRTLIGAEVNYSPIEKMCLALFFAIDKLRHYMQAFTVHLVAKADPIKYVLSRPIIAGRLAKWAVLLQQYDIVYIPQKAIKGQALADFLADHPIPSDWKLCDDLPDDEVFFTEVMEPWTMYFDGAARRSGAGAGIVLISPEKHMLPYSFALSELCSNNVAEYQALIIGLQIALEIGVSFIEVYGDSKLIINQLSLQYDVKHEDLKPYFAYARQLMEKFDNVMLEHVPRVENKRADALANLATALTMPDDVTLNIPLCQRWIIPPVRPECQEVNMATSYLIDEEDWRQPIIEYLEHGKLPKDSRHKIEIRRRAAHFIYYKGTLYRRSLEGLFLRCLGKEDSVKALKEVHAGVCGAHQSGPKLQFQLRRMGYYWPKMIQDSIDYVKKCEPCQYHANFIHQPPEPLHPTVASWPFEAWGLDLVGPITPKSSAGHSYILAATDYFSRWAEAISLREAKKENVADFIRTHIIYRYGIPHRIVTDNGKQFSNSMMDKLCEKFKFKQYKSSMYNAAANGLAEAFNKTLCNLLKKIVSKSKRDWQEKIGEALWAYRTTHRTPTGVTPYSLVYGVEAVLPLEREIPSLRMAVQEGLTTEDNVKLRLQELEALDEKRLEAQQALECYQARMSKAFDKHVKPRSFQVGDLVLAVRRPIITTRHTGNKFTPKWDGPYIVKEVYTNGAYKIVDQDGLRIGPINGKFLKKFYA; encoded by the coding sequence ATGGCATCAAAGAAAGCTGCATCCAAATCTTCAGCTGCAAGCGACACCTACACGGGACCTATCACCCGTAGTCGTTCCAAGGGGATCATCCAAGGGCAAGACCAAGGTTCCGCCATCGCGCAGAGCATCCTGAAGCAATTGATGGAATCTCCTAAAGCTGGAATTGTCATCAAGGAAAATCCtctatataatgattatgattCTGCCTCTAGCAGGTCACTGAAAGAAGCACACCCAGATGTGATGTCCGTCATGATGGCTGATGTAGCAGTCGAGACTGCCATGGcggagatggagagaaaaattaatctcctgatgaaggttgttgatgaacGAGACCACGAAATTGCAGCTTTAAAGGAGCAGATGCAGACTCGTGAAACTGCTGAATCGAGTCAAACTCCTGTCGTTAAAGTTGATGACAAAGGGAAGAACGTGGTACAAGAAAATCAGccacaacaacaatcaacttCTGTGGCTTCTCTCTCGGTTCAACAATTACAAGATATGATCACAAGCTCCATCAGAGCACAATATGGAGGCCCATCTCAGACTTCTTTCATGTACTCTAAACCATACACCAAAAGAATCGACAACTTGAGAATGCCGCTTGGATATCAGCCTCCAAAATTCCAGCAGTTTGACGGAAAGGGCAATCCAAAACAGCACGTTGCTCACTTCGTCGAAACATGTGAGAATGCAGGATCAAGAGGAGATCAACTAGTCAGACAATTTGTTCGAAGCTTGAAAggaaatgcttttgaatggTATACTGATCTGGAGCCAGAAAGCATTGAGAGTTGGGAACAACTAGAAAAGGAGTTTCTCAATCGCTTCTACAGCACCAGGCGTACTGTAAGCATGATGGAGCTTACAAAtacgaaacaaagaaagggagaaccaGTCATCGACTACATCAATAGATGGAGAGCTCTAAGTCTTGACTGTAAAGATCGGCTCACCGAACTGTCGGCTGTAGAAATGTGCACCCAAGGCATGCACTGGGGACTCCTCTACATTTTGCAGGGAATAAAGCCCCGCACATTTGAAGAACTGGCAACTCGAGCTCATGATATGGAGTTGAGCATCGCCAGTAGAGGAACTAAAGATTTTCTTGTTCCtgaagtaaagaaagataagaaagagatgaaaggtgcTGAAAAGATAGTGAAAAGCACCTTGAAAGAATCTATGGTCGTAAACACAACCCCGCTGAAATTCTCCAAAGGAAAGGAAGCGAGGgttgaaaagaaggatgatGGAAGCGAAAGGCGACGTCtgactttaaaagaaaggcaGGAAAAAGTTTACCCATTTCCTGATTCAGATATCGCTGACATGCTAGAGCAACTACTAGAGAAGCAGCTGATCCAGCTGCCAGAATGTAAACGACCTGAGCAAGCAGGAAAGGTAGATGATCCCAATTACTGCAAGTATCATCGGGTCATCAGTCATCCAGTAGAGAAATGCTTCGTGCTGAAGGAGCTAATTCTAAGGTTGGCTCGTGAGAAAAGGATTGAGCTAGATTTGGAGGAAGTAGCTCAAACAAACCACGCTGAAGTGACGATAATGTCTGAGGCTTCTTCGTCGAGATTGATTTTTGAGCAAAGGAAAAGCTTGGTCCAGTTCGGGACCTTTGAGCCTATAGTTGTCCAATTCTTTCAGGAAATCTCATACGAGGATCCTCAAGGAGAGAAAAGACCAATtgaagaagacgatgaaggGTGGATAGTGGTGACCCACCGAAAGAAAAGACAGTCGATCCCGACCCAAAGAGAGTCTCGCTCTTACCAAAActatagaagaggaaataagactcaaaagaataagaaaaagaagaagactcatAAGCTTAAGCTCGTACATAATGAAGACATGAATTTCTCTCGACCTCAACGCTTAGTGACCTTGGCAgacttccttccaaaaagCTTCCTTTGTGATCATCAGGATGAAGACCCAGAAGTCGTTGCGTGTCATGCTATCAACACAacggaggaagaaataatcccTCCAAGATCACTAGAAGGAGAGGGAGTATCAAAAGACCTTTCAAGGTTTAATGTAGAGGATCTATTATCACTTCCTCAAGAGACCAAAACCATCCTTATTGATGCATTGCTAAATTCAAGagcatcaagttcgagtactccgactatgacatatgagagtgGTTCTTATTGTATGTCTATAGACTTCTCAGATGAGGATTTGTTGTTGGGATCTAAACTTCATAATAGACCTTTGTATGTTTCTGGATACGTTCGAGAACAGAGAGTCGATCGAATCCTCATTGATAATGGCTCAGCTGTCAACATAATGCCAAAGTCGACTATGTGGCAATTAGGCATCTTGATGGACGAGCTCTCAAATAGCAAGCTAGTAATTCAAGGTTTTAACCAAGGTAGCCAAAGAGCAATAGGCATGATACGGTTAGAACTCATAATTGGCGACCTAAAGGCCAGTGCATTGTTTCATGTCATAGACTCAAGGACTACTTACAAGTTGTTACTAGGGCGTCCTTGGATTCATGGAAACGGAGTAGTAACTTCAACACTGCATCagtgcttcaaattttatcaggaCGGTGTAAAGAAGGTTGAAGCCGACTCTAATCCATTCTCAGAAGCTGAGTCTCACTTCGCAGATgcaaagttttattcaaagaataataatattttagaagttttgcctgcagaaacccctcttacaaaaggagaagataatTCACAATTGAAATCACTCGCAACCAcagaaccacatgaaagtGCGAGAACCTTTAACTCTGGAAAGGGTGAAGCATACACTAGCAACACAAAGGGTATGATCTTGAAGGATGAAAATGCTGCAAACACACCAGTTTTGCGTTATGTCCCTCTGTCAAGGCGCAAGAAAGGCGAATCACCATTCATGGAGTCtccaaaaggtttgaaagttgGTGACAtcgaaatcataaaagaaagcttcactACACCACTAACTAAGATAGCGAAGCAAGAGGTAAAGGTAGATCTGGTGGAAGCAAACTTGCCCCAAAGGCGAACGAAAGACGGATTCGACCCCAAGGCTTACAAATTGATGGCGAAAGCAGGTTATGACTTCACAGCTCACACCGAGTTTAAAAGCTTGGAAATTCATGACCGACCTGAGCTCTCCTCAACTCAAAAGAAGCTTCTACGGGAAGGACATTCTATACCCGTGTCGAGAAAAGGACTCGGATACAAGTCGCCAGAACCGATCCGTATAACTAAAaaggggaaggaaaaagtggtTGACATCAATCATATAACTATAGAGGAGGATGACAATACTGACGTAAAAGAAGGTGATAATCAGAGAATCTCAGTATTTGATCGAATTAGACCATCTGTTGCACGTCCCGTAGTATTTGAAAGGCTAAGCATGACAGAGGCAGAAAGAGAAAGGCTCCAGTCAGTACCAAACCTTGAGAGACATTCGGTCTTTCGAAGGCTAACTACGACTCCcataaaggaagaaagcaCATGCCATGCCTTGACAACTACAAGACCATCAGCCTTTGAAAGGCTAGGTgtgtctaaaaagaaaaatgtacaagCACCCCGTGCTCCGATTTTTAATCATCTCGGGGATAAAGGATCACACGACAACATTGATTCCAACATagatacaaagaagaaggaaccaATGTCTCGTGTGAAAGTTTGGCGTCGAATTAAGCATACAGATGTCGATAATTATCGTAGTAAGAAGTTTCCTTGCGagacaaaggaaaatggagaaattcatAGCAACGTTCCTTCtcgcatgaaaagaaaaacttttgttactcTCAATACAAGTCAAGGTTcgttaaaggtaaaaagacaTGATGTTATACTAACGAATCCTGAAAAAGAAGGGTCGGAACAAGGGGAATGTGAAACTTCATGTCATCACATCACCATTATTGAGGAATCAGAGACTGGAACTCATGAAGAAGACGCAGAAAATGCCCCACAAAGTTTAGAGGATGGTGGCCAATCTACTGTAGACGAGCTAAAAGAGGTGAACCTTGGTACAATAGAGGAACCACGTCCGACTTTCATTAGTGCGTCCCTCTCTAATGAAGAGGTGgataaatatatgagtttgcTCACCGAATACAGGGACATCTTTGCGTGGTCGTACAAGGAGATGCCAGGACTTGACCCAAAAGTAGCAGTCCATCATCTTGCAATTAAACCTGGATATCGACCGATTAAACAAGCACAACGACGTTTTCGACCGGAGCTTATCCCTCAAATCGAGGTGGAAGTCAACAAGTTGATCGAAGCAGGATTCATTCGCGAGGTCAAATATCCAACGTGGATAGCAAACATTGTccctgttagaaaaaaaaatggacaacttCGCGTTTGTGTAGACTTTCGCGATCTGAATAATGCATGCCCTAAAGATGATTTTCCCTTGCCCATCACCGAAATCATGGTTGATGCAACTACTGGACACGAGGCGTTGTCGTTTATGGATGGGTCGTCtggatataatcaaatacgGATGGCCCTCTcagatgaagaaatgacagCTTTCAGAACTCCAAAGGGAATATACTGTTACAAGGTGATGccctttggattgaaaaatgccGGCGCTACTTATCAACGTGCCATGCAGaaagtgtttgatgatatgttgcacaggtatgttgaatgttatgttgATGATCTTGTAGTCAAAACAAAGAGACGACAAGACCATTTGAAGGATCTAAAAGTCGTGTTTGATCGCTTGCGAAAATATCAGCTAAGGATGAACCCTCTCAAGTGTGCGTTTGGTGTAACTTCAGGAAAATTTCTTGGCTTCATTGTAAGGCATCGAGGGATCGAAATAGACCAGTCCAAGATTGATGCCATTCAGAAGATgtcaagacctaaaagtttgcATGACCTAAGAAGTCTCCAAGGACGACTGGCTTACATCCGAAGGTTCATCTCTAACTTGGCCGGTCGGtgtcaaccttttcaaaagttgatgagaaaaggagaaaattttgtgtgggATGAAGCTTGTCAGAACGCTTTTGAtagcataaagaaatacttgcTTACTCCCCCAGTGCTGGGAGCTCCAGTACCTGACAAACCACTAATATTGTACATTGCTGCACAAGAAAGGTCCTTAGGAGCATTACTGGCACAAGAAGAGGTAAAGGGAAAGGAGCGTTCTCTCTACTATCTAAGCAGAACATTAATTGGGGCTGAAGTTAACTATTCTCCTATCGAAAAGATGTGTCTTGCACTTTTCTTTGCCATTGATAAGTTGAGGCATTATATGCAGGCCTTCACGGTTCATCTAGTGGCAAAAGCAGACCCTATAAAGTATGTTCTATCCAGGCCAATCATCGCTGGACGCTTAGCCAAATGGGCGGTTCTACTCCAACAATATGACATTGTCTATATTCCCCAAAAGGCGATAAAAGGACAAGCGCTAGCAGACTTTTTAGCAGACCACCCAATTCCTTCGGATTGGAAGTTATGTGATGACCTACCAGACGATGAGGTTTTCTTCACAGAAGTTATGGAACCTTGGACTATGTACTTCGATGGTGCAGCTCGAAGAAGTGGTGCGGGGGCAGGCATTGTCCTCATTTCTCCTGAGAAGCATATGTTGCCTTATAGCTTTGCACTTTCCGAATTGTGTTCAAACAATGTGGCTGAATATCAGGCTTTGATAATTGGCCTTCaaatagcattagaaatcGGAGTGTCATTCATAGAGGTCTATggtgattcaaaattgataatcaatcaACTCTCGCTTCAATATGACGTGAAACATGAAGACTTGAAGCCATATTTTGCTTATGCTCGACAATTGatggaaaagtttgataatgtgatgttagaacatgtccctagagtagaaaataagagagcgGATGCATTGGCAAATTTAGCCACGGCCTTGACCATGCCAGATGATGTAACTCTGAACATACCACTTTGTCAACGATGGATTATACCCCCAGTTAGGCCTGAATGTCAGGAAGTGAACATGGCAACAtcctatttgattgatgaagaagattggcgTCAACCCATCATAGAGTATCTTGAACATGGAAAGCTTCCAAAGGATTCTcgtcataaaattgagatacgaAGAAGGGCAGCacacttcatttattacaagGGAACTTTATATCGCCGTTCTCTTGAAGGGCTCTTCCTTCGATGTCTCGGAAAGGAAGATTCGGTAAAAGCTCTAAAGGAAGTACATGCAGGTGTTTGTGGAGCACATCAATCGGGACCAAAGCTTCAATTCCAGCTAAGAAGAATGGGCTACTACTGGCCTAAGATGATCCAAGATTCAATAGACTATGTGAAGAAGTGTGAGCCTTGTCAATACCATGCAAACTTCATACACCAACCTCCAGAACCTCTTCATCCAACTGTGGCTTCTTGGCCTTTTGAGGCTTGGGGACTCGATCTGGTTGGCCCCATTACACCAAAATCATCAGCAGGACATTCTTATATCCTAGCAGCAACAGACTATTTTTCAAGGTGGGCTGAGGCCATTTCCTTGAGAGAAGCCAAGAAGGAGAACGTGGCAGACTTTATTCGAACACACATCATCTATCGATACGGTATTCCACATCGAATCGTGACGGATAATGGAAAGCAATTCTCCAATAGTATGATGGACaagttatgtgaaaaattcaaattcaagcaatATAAGTCATCCATGTACAACGCAGCTGCGAATGGACTAGCAGaagcattcaacaaaacattgtgtaatcttttaaagaaaattgtctccAAGTCAAAGAGGGATTGGCAAGAAAAGATCGGCGAGGCATTATGGGCTTATCGAACGACTCATCGCACCCCTACAGGGGTTACACCATATTCGCTTGTTTACGGTGTGGAGGCTGTCCTTCCTCTCGAAAGGGAAATTCCGTCACTAAGAATGGCAGTACAAGAGGGATTGACTACCGAAGATAATGTGAAGTTACGTCTTCAAGAATTAGAAGCACTTGACGAAAAGCGATTAGAGGCTCAGCAAGCATTGGAATGTTATCAAGCGAGAATGTCCAAAGCTTTTGATAAACACGTTAAACCTCGCTCCTTTCAAGTCGGTGATCTAGTACTTGCCGTAAGGAGACCGATCATCACAACAAGGCATACAGGAAATAAGTTCACACCTAAATGGGATGGACCTTACAttgttaaagaagtttatacaaatggCGCATACAAGATCGTTGATCAAGACGGACTACGAATTGGCCCAATCAatggtaaatttcttaaaaaattttatgcttaa